A single genomic interval of Granulicella tundricola MP5ACTX9 harbors:
- a CDS encoding outer membrane beta-barrel protein, whose product MLNDSLILRPSAFVCRTAAIAALACASTLGFAQQSVSDVDTTKAATAPVVLPAVHPMDFSGLDGVSYSSSTEPVGGVDVAETATLDIKGLDALQPPPRRRYGNRRYNDSSHNPDGSNKYAFIAGVGVTIPAGNLHKYDTESWGFQVGGGRNFNKHFSVLAQFDYDHFGLQGTTLTNQNTLYGTAGDGLDGNSHIWSFTVNPTYNIAVRETLGAYVVGGVGFYHKVTNFTLPETGEYFDPYYGPVEYTANEVIDHYTSNAPGFNGGFGLTYKPSRFAGERFYAEARYVYMINSQKQGITVANANSAFGAAYTGSNFYPANSNRTSYIPIKVGVRF is encoded by the coding sequence ATGCTTAACGATTCACTGATCCTTCGTCCCTCCGCCTTTGTGTGCCGCACCGCAGCGATCGCTGCTTTGGCGTGCGCCTCGACGCTGGGCTTTGCACAGCAGTCCGTTTCCGATGTCGATACGACCAAGGCTGCGACCGCTCCGGTTGTTCTGCCGGCCGTTCACCCGATGGACTTCTCCGGGCTGGATGGCGTGTCGTACAGCTCCAGCACAGAGCCGGTTGGCGGTGTGGATGTGGCTGAGACGGCTACGCTCGATATCAAGGGGCTGGATGCACTGCAGCCACCGCCGCGGCGCCGGTATGGGAACCGCCGGTATAACGACAGCTCGCATAATCCGGATGGATCGAACAAATATGCGTTTATCGCGGGTGTGGGCGTAACTATTCCTGCTGGAAATTTGCACAAGTATGACACGGAGTCCTGGGGTTTCCAGGTGGGTGGCGGACGCAACTTCAACAAGCATTTCTCAGTGCTTGCACAGTTTGACTACGATCACTTTGGTCTGCAGGGAACGACGTTGACGAACCAGAACACCCTGTACGGCACGGCTGGAGACGGTCTGGATGGCAACAGCCATATCTGGTCGTTCACGGTCAATCCGACCTACAACATTGCGGTGAGGGAGACTCTGGGCGCTTATGTCGTGGGCGGCGTGGGCTTCTATCACAAGGTGACGAACTTCACGCTGCCGGAGACGGGCGAGTATTTCGATCCCTATTACGGACCTGTCGAGTACACGGCGAACGAGGTGATCGATCACTACACCTCGAATGCACCGGGTTTCAATGGCGGTTTCGGGTTGACGTACAAGCCATCTCGCTTTGCTGGGGAGCGCTTCTATGCTGAAGCCCGTTATGTGTATATGATCAACTCGCAAAAGCAGGGGATTACCGTTGCGAATGCGAACTCGGCGTTCGGTGCGGCCTATACCGGATCGAATTTTTACCCTGCAAACAGCAACCGGACGAGCTACATTCCTATCAAGGTTGGCGTTCGGTTCTAA
- a CDS encoding type II toxin-antitoxin system Phd/YefM family antitoxin, with amino-acid sequence MRTVNIGELKNQLSSYLQYVKNGEEIVIRDRSVPVARILPFRQGAEWDHEVELVASGALKMPEEAMDWDQFFSMPAGNVSQETAVEAAIESRGDR; translated from the coding sequence ATGAGAACAGTGAACATTGGCGAACTGAAAAACCAGTTAAGTAGCTATCTCCAATACGTGAAGAACGGCGAGGAGATTGTGATCCGGGATCGTAGCGTTCCCGTGGCACGAATTCTGCCCTTCCGGCAGGGCGCTGAATGGGATCACGAAGTTGAACTCGTCGCCTCCGGTGCCCTGAAGATGCCGGAAGAGGCGATGGACTGGGATCAGTTCTTTTCCATGCCCGCAGGCAATGTCTCACAAGAGACCGCAGTTGAAGCTGCCATTGAAAGCCGGGGAGACCGGTGA
- a CDS encoding cellulose synthase family protein, whose translation MIILAFYGIHRYQLVWLYFKNKKNAAKWREPVARFDEANLPFVTIQLPSYNEQFVIERLIQACCKLDYPRDRFEIQLLDDSTDETVEVAREIVERYAAGFEGMPPQPIFYVHRTNRYGFKAGALDEGLRTARGEFVAIFDADFVPPPMWVMQVIHHFAEPEIGMVQTRWTHLNRNYSFLTQVEAILLDGHFVLEHGGRSRAGVFFNFNGTAGMWRTKVIAEAGGWQHDTLTEDTDLSYRAQMIGWKFKYLQDVECPAELPIEMTAFKTQQARWAKGLIQTGKKILPRVMKSDAPFHTKLEAWYHLTANLSYPLMIVLSTLLMPAMIIRSYQGWVQMMLIDFPLFMASTMSVSSFYLVSQKELFPRRWTRTFLYLPCLMGLGVGLTITNTKAVLEALFGVQSAFARTPKAGIRKKGEKSQAHKYRKRLGIVPWIELLIGCYFAFTIWYAITSENYFTVPFLVLFVFGYWYTGLLSLLQGRFDWLGPRSQGETHEKPYPVGI comes from the coding sequence ATGATCATCCTGGCGTTCTACGGCATCCACCGCTATCAGCTCGTCTGGCTCTACTTCAAGAACAAGAAGAACGCCGCCAAATGGCGCGAGCCAGTAGCCCGCTTCGACGAGGCCAATCTCCCCTTCGTCACCATCCAGCTCCCCAGCTACAACGAGCAGTTCGTCATCGAGCGCCTCATCCAGGCCTGCTGCAAGCTCGATTACCCCCGCGACCGCTTCGAGATCCAGCTCCTCGACGACTCCACCGACGAGACCGTAGAGGTCGCCCGTGAGATCGTCGAGCGCTACGCCGCCGGCTTCGAAGGCATGCCCCCGCAGCCCATCTTCTACGTCCACCGCACCAACCGCTACGGCTTCAAGGCCGGCGCGCTCGACGAAGGCCTCCGCACCGCACGCGGCGAGTTCGTCGCCATCTTCGACGCAGACTTCGTCCCCCCGCCCATGTGGGTCATGCAGGTCATCCACCACTTCGCCGAGCCCGAAATCGGCATGGTCCAGACCCGTTGGACCCACCTCAACCGCAACTACTCCTTCCTCACCCAGGTCGAAGCCATCCTCCTTGACGGCCACTTCGTCCTGGAGCACGGCGGCCGCAGCCGCGCCGGAGTCTTCTTCAACTTCAACGGCACCGCCGGCATGTGGCGCACCAAGGTCATCGCAGAGGCCGGTGGCTGGCAGCACGACACCCTCACAGAAGACACAGACCTCTCCTACCGCGCCCAGATGATCGGCTGGAAGTTCAAATACCTCCAGGACGTCGAGTGCCCTGCCGAGCTCCCCATCGAGATGACCGCCTTCAAAACCCAGCAAGCCCGCTGGGCCAAGGGCCTCATCCAGACCGGCAAAAAGATCCTCCCCCGCGTCATGAAGTCGGACGCCCCCTTCCACACCAAGCTGGAGGCCTGGTACCACCTCACCGCCAACCTCAGCTACCCGCTGATGATCGTCCTCAGCACCCTGCTCATGCCCGCCATGATCATCCGCAGCTACCAGGGCTGGGTCCAGATGATGCTGATCGACTTCCCCCTCTTCATGGCCAGCACCATGTCCGTCTCGTCCTTTTATCTCGTCAGCCAGAAGGAACTCTTTCCCCGCCGCTGGACCCGCACCTTCCTCTACCTGCCCTGCCTGATGGGTCTCGGCGTAGGCCTGACGATCACCAACACCAAGGCCGTCCTCGAAGCCCTCTTCGGCGTCCAGAGCGCCTTCGCCCGAACCCCTAAGGCCGGCATCCGCAAGAAGGGTGAAAAATCCCAGGCCCACAAGTACCGCAAACGCCTCGGCATCGTCCCCTGGATCGAGCTCCTCATCGGCTGTTACTTCGCCTTCACCATCTGGTACGCCATCACCAGCGAGAACTACTTCACAGTCCCCTTCCTGGTCCTGTTCGTCTTCGGCTACTGGTACACCGGCCTCCTCAGCCTCCTGCAGGGACGCTTCGACTGGCTAGGCCCCCGCTCCCAGGGCGAGACGCACGAGAAGCCCTACCCCGTCGGCATCTAA
- a CDS encoding radical SAM protein — protein sequence MGITAAQALDCFRSDDLIGIGMEADAVRRTLHPEGVVSYLIDRRIELKPTEDLLPALLNQARQAADTGATGLTLIDASPLGLPLETLEYLLTALRQHHPHLWLHGLDATKLLTLPEASDLPLLLTRLKDAGLDSITGEDAAILDDEAREILKSPLCESAEWLNFHRTAHQLGLRSSASMLFGFGETSEQRVAHLEALRTLQAETGGFSSFSLAAHLPTPQQRQQGLEEPTSVESLKTLAIARMVLDNIENIQTEASAHGLKVLQMALRFGSNDAGSVMSATGLGATEEELRRLIRDAGFRPVQRDTPYHTLFLT from the coding sequence ATGGGAATCACCGCAGCACAGGCTCTCGACTGCTTCCGCTCAGACGACCTCATCGGCATCGGCATGGAGGCCGACGCAGTCCGCCGCACCCTCCACCCTGAAGGCGTCGTCTCCTACCTCATCGACCGCCGCATCGAGCTCAAGCCAACAGAAGACCTCCTGCCTGCGCTCCTGAACCAGGCCCGCCAGGCCGCCGACACCGGAGCCACCGGTCTCACCCTCATCGACGCCTCCCCCCTCGGCCTCCCGCTCGAAACCCTCGAATACCTCCTCACCGCCCTCCGCCAGCACCATCCGCACCTCTGGCTCCACGGCCTCGACGCCACCAAACTCCTCACCCTCCCCGAGGCCTCCGACCTCCCGCTCCTACTCACCCGCCTCAAGGACGCCGGCCTCGACTCCATCACCGGAGAAGACGCCGCCATCCTGGACGACGAAGCCCGCGAGATCCTCAAATCCCCACTCTGCGAATCCGCCGAATGGCTCAACTTCCACCGCACCGCCCACCAGCTAGGCCTGCGCTCCTCTGCCTCCATGCTCTTCGGCTTCGGTGAGACCTCAGAGCAGCGCGTAGCCCATCTCGAAGCCCTCCGCACCCTCCAGGCCGAGACCGGCGGCTTCTCCAGCTTCTCCCTCGCCGCGCACCTCCCTACCCCGCAGCAGCGCCAGCAGGGCCTGGAAGAGCCCACCAGCGTCGAGTCCCTCAAGACCCTCGCCATCGCCCGCATGGTCCTGGACAACATCGAAAACATCCAGACCGAAGCCTCCGCCCACGGCCTCAAGGTCCTCCAGATGGCCCTCCGCTTCGGCTCAAACGACGCCGGCTCCGTCATGTCCGCCACCGGCTTAGGAGCCACCGAAGAAGAGCTCCGCCGCCTCATCCGCGACGCCGGCTTCCGCCCCGTCCAGCGCGACACCCCCTACCACACCCTCTTCCTCACCTAG
- a CDS encoding vitamin K epoxide reductase family protein, with protein MAPRILRFLIAALALAGLYVSVLALRVHNMDPSLAPPCAVTEKFDCGTVNHSRFAVFPPRAFDEDPASTKLHIPVATIGIAGYSLMLILALLGRFSLVLILAEIGFASASFLSYLEAYVIQKWCIYCLWSQTIVTTLLLATILAVYLTRRASRTLTA; from the coding sequence ATGGCTCCTCGCATCCTGCGCTTCCTGATCGCCGCCCTCGCCCTTGCCGGGCTTTACGTCAGCGTCCTCGCCCTTCGCGTCCACAACATGGACCCGAGCCTCGCCCCGCCCTGCGCCGTCACGGAAAAGTTCGACTGCGGCACCGTCAATCACTCGCGCTTCGCCGTCTTCCCGCCCCGCGCCTTTGACGAGGACCCCGCCAGCACCAAGCTCCACATCCCCGTCGCCACCATCGGCATCGCGGGTTACTCTCTCATGCTGATCCTCGCGCTGCTGGGCCGCTTCTCGCTCGTCCTCATCCTGGCCGAGATCGGCTTCGCCAGCGCCTCCTTCCTCAGCTATCTGGAGGCCTACGTCATCCAGAAGTGGTGTATCTACTGCCTCTGGTCCCAGACCATCGTCACCACCCTGCTCCTCGCCACGATCCTCGCCGTCTACCTCACTCGACGCGCCTCACGCACCTTGACGGCGTAA